The sequence below is a genomic window from Terriglobales bacterium.
CGCGAACGAACGCAGGCATCGCCATTTTTGTTGGCGCTGATCGAGACACTCACGTCTGCCGGTCCCGAAATGAGAATTCGATAGTCCGGAGTGAGAACCACATCGGCGAGAAATGGGATGCTGTAATCAGCTTCCAGCGATCCTGCGCTCATAGCGAACATGAGCTCCTGTCCTTGTGGAGAAGTGTTGACGGTGAGGTTGGTTCCCGGGCAAACGCGGACTTGTCCTCCTCGCGCAAGCCGCAATGTGGCGGAATGCTCTCCGGCTGTGATTGCGACTCCATTGCTTACTTCGAGGCCGCCGGAGGTTTCGCGCACGCTTCCTTTGACCGAGGCATCCGAGGCGTACACATCGCCGACGACCTGAGCGGCTGCTGGAATTGTTGCGGTCATGGCGAGGCTTAAAACAAAAACCCCGCGCTTTTGGCGCAGGGTCTTTGCTTTGGGAGGGTGGTGCTTTGCTGAGGACGAAACTTTACGCGTCGGCTGTCTCCGGCACGAAATCATACTGCTCAATTATCGCAGCTACTCCCACCCGAGGCGGCTCCTCGTCGATGCGAACCACGCGGCCGCGGCAACGAACCCGGATGCTTTCCGTAAGCGTGATCTCAGGCGGCAGGGTGAGCGTGAACTCCACTTTTGTTCCTTGCGCAAGGTTCGAGCCAGTATAAAAAAACACGCCTTGAGCGCTTACATCGCGCGTTTCCGCCGAAACTTCCTCGACGTGCCCATTATCACAACGGACCGATACCGGCAGCTTGAGGGCAAAGCGGCGGCTGGTTCTTTGCTCAACTTTAGTTGCAAATGTCGCCATGGGGGCACCTCAATGTGGGGACCTTATGAGCATGACAAGGAGGCCGAATCAAGTCAAGGCAATTCGAGCTACTCGGGCGATTTCTCTAGATTTTACGCAGCTTCGGGCTGCCGTTCGGCTTGCGTCCTATCAGTGGCGGCGGCTGCGGGTCGTACAGAGACGACCTGACTTTGTCTCTCAGGCAGAAATACCTGAAAGCAGGTATAGCTGCGACCAGGACGCGAATCGCTGTGGACGCGAATCGTGCCATAGTGGCGATCGACGATTCCGCTGCTCACCCAAAGACCTACGCCGCTTCCCTTCTCTCCCTTCGTGCTGAAGAAAGGCTCAAAGATGCGCTTGCGCACATCTTTGGGAATTCCCGTTCCGGTATCGAGCAGCGAGACAACTACGCCGTCGCGTCCCATAGCACCCGACTGTCGGGTCCGCCGGATGTGCACACGCAGCCCTCCACCTGACGGCATCGCCTCCACCGCATTCACAATCAAATTGGTGAATACCTGGCGCAGCTCAGCAG
It includes:
- a CDS encoding PilZ domain-containing protein, which encodes MATFATKVEQRTSRRFALKLPVSVRCDNGHVEEVSAETRDVSAQGVFFYTGSNLAQGTKVEFTLTLPPEITLTESIRVRCRGRVVRIDEEPPRVGVAAIIEQYDFVPETADA
- a CDS encoding ATP-binding protein, with the translated sequence AELRQVFTNLIVNAVEAMPSGGGLRVHIRRTRQSGAMGRDGVVVSLLDTGTGIPKDVRKRIFEPFFSTKGEKGSGVGLWVSSGIVDRHYGTIRVHSDSRPGRSYTCFQVFLPERQSQVVSVRPAAAATDRTQAERQPEAA